In Cicer arietinum cultivar CDC Frontier isolate Library 1 chromosome 7, Cicar.CDCFrontier_v2.0, whole genome shotgun sequence, a single window of DNA contains:
- the LOC101514085 gene encoding AT-rich interactive domain-containing protein 4-like, with translation MLQFHPQGSSKQTCTLLTVTSATRCAEQKHPQNHHNFPFPELVSSGRLEVQTLCNPEKEQFCKVLESYQPSIVYLQGEQLVNEEVGSVVWQGVELSTPEDISELFGTSLPTAVYLEIPNGESFAEALHLKGIPYVVFWKNAFSRYAACHFRQAFFSVVQSSSTHTWDAFHLAHASFELYCVQNNQVLPTDSNDADSDMGPHLLGDCLKIHIDPPEMGEEEEDDDDDESSSGSLPSIQIHDDEVNLRFLICGEPSTVDESLLRSLEDGLRALLTIEIRGCKLHGKYSAPPPPLQAAAFSRGVVTMRCDISTCSSAHISLLVSGSAQACFNDQLLENHIKNEIIEKGQIVHAQLSEANKQTISEPRRSASIACGATIFEISMKLPQWALQILRQLAPDVSYRSLVALGIASIQGLPVASFEKDDAERLLFFYQSSEKDGCANHNIVFSRPPIWLKPPPPTRKRSESSQGASPDIDDGVFSGQGAIKKVDEEEKDRKMVNGISTPLTPARQRLKVSAMRPIPQVRRHRMTPFCGPSEMDGFGGAHVEASVPLVPMKRSSIASSSATQRKSFSSSALSKQVISLNPLPLKKHGCSRGPVQTCSEEEFLKDVMEFLILRGHSRLIPQGGLSEFPDAILNGKRLDLYNLYKEVVTRGGFHVGNGINWKGQIFSKMGNYTSTNRMTGVGNTLKRHYETYLLEYELAHDDVDGECCLLCHSSAAGDWVNCGICGEWAHFGCDRRQGLGAFKDYAKTDGLEYICPHCSITNFKKKQSVANGYSQGSMSSRPF, from the exons ATGTTGCAGTTTCATCCTCAAGGTTCTTCTAAACAAACTTGTACTCTTCTCACTGTTACTTCTGCAACACGTTGTGCTGAGCAGAAGCATCCACAGAATCATCACAACTTCCCTTTTCCTGAGTTGGTTTCTTCAGGGCGTCTTGAG GTTCAAACTCTATGCAATCCGGAAAAGGAACAGTTTTGTAAAGTTCTTGAATCGTATCAGCCGAGTATTGTTTACTTACAAGGAGAGCAGTTAGTGAATGAGGAAGTTGGTTCAGTGGTTTGGCAAGGTGTGGAATTATCCACCCCTGAAGATATATCAGAGCTCTTCGGTACCAGTTTGCCGACTGCG GTTTACTTAGAAATCccaaatggagaaagttttgcAGAGGCCCTTCATCTTAAG GGAATCCCATATGTTGTATTTTGGAAGAATGCCTTTTCTCGATATGCTGCCTGCCATTTTCGTCAAGCATTTTTTTCAGTGGTGCAGAG CTCATCTACACATACATGGGATGCTTTCCACCTTGCACATGCCTCTTTCGAACTTTACTGTGTTCAAAATAATCAAGTACTTCCTACTGATAGCAATGATGCTGATAGTGATATGGGGCCACACCTTCTTGGTGACTGTCTCAAAATCCATATTGACCCTCCAGAGATgggtgaagaagaagaagatgatgacgaTGATGAAAGTTCCTCAGGCAGTCTTCCTTCTATACAAATACATGACGATGAAGTGAACTTGAGATTTCTAATCTGTGGTGAACCTTCCACAGTT GATGAATCATTGCTAAGATCTTTGGAGGATGGACTCAGAGCTCTTTTAACTATTGAA ataCGTGGTTGCAAGCTCCATGGCAAGTATAG TGCCCCTCCACCACCTCTTCAGGCAGCTGCTTTTTCTCGCGGAGTTGTGACCATGCGATGTGATATATCAACCTGCAGTTCTGCACATATCTCACTTCTAGTGTCTGGCAGTGCACAAGCCTGTTTTAATGATCAG ctcttggagaatcatataaaaaatgagATAATTGAGAAGGGTCAAATAGTTCATGCACAACTCAGCGAAGCAAACAAACAGACTATCTCTGAACCTCGTAGATCTGCTTCAATAGCATGTGGAGcaactatttttgaaattagcATGAAGCTTCCCCAATGGGCTTTGCAG ATTTTGAGACAACTAGCACCTGATGTTTCTTATCGAAGTTTAGTTGCACTTGGCATTGCTAGTATTCAAGGGTTGCCTGTAGCTTCTTTTGAGAAAGATGACGCTGAGCGCTTACTTTTCTTCTATCAAAGCTCTGAGAAAGATGGCTGTGCAAACCACAACATAGTTTTCAGCAGGCCCCCCATTTGGTTGAAACCTCCCCCTCCAACAAGAAAGAGGAGTGAATCCAGCCAAGGGGCTAGTCCTGACATAGATGATGGTGTCTTTTCAGGGCAGGGTGCTATTAAAAAAGTAGATGAAGAGGAAAAGGATAGGAAAATGGTGAATGGGATTAGCACACCATTAACTCCAGCTAGGCAGAGATTAAAAGTATCTGCAATGAGGCCAATTCCTCAGGTCCGTCGCCATAGAATGACACCTTTTTGTGGACCTTCTGAGATGGATGGTTTTGGTGGTGCCCATGTTGAGGCTAGTGTGCCACTTGTCCCTATGAAGCGTAGTAGTATCGCATCATCATCTGCAACACAGAGAAAATCATTTTCGAGCTCAGCTCTGTCTAAGCAAGTTATTTCATTGAATCCATTGCCGTTGAAAAAACACGGTTGTAGCAGAGGCCCAGTACAGACTTGCTCTGAG GAGGAATTTCTTAAAGATGTCATGGAGTTTCTGATTCTCCGGGGGCATAGCCGGCTGATTCCCCAAGGAGGGCTTTCTGAGTTCCCTGACGCCATTCTGAATGGAAAACGCCTTGATCTCTACAACTTATATAAAGAG GTGGTTACAAGAGGAGGATTTCATGTTGGCAATGGCATCAACTGGAAGGGACAAATCTTTTCAAAGATGGGCAATTACACATCAACAAATAGAATGACT GGAGTTGGAAATACACTCAAGAGACATTATGAAACCTACCTTTTAGAATATGAATTAGCACATGATGATGTGGATGGAGAATGCTGCTTGTTGTGTCACAG TAGTGCTGCTGGGGATTGGGTGAATTGTGGTATATGTGGTGAGTGGGCCCATTTCGGCTGTGACAGAAGGCAGGGTCTTGGCGCATTTAAG GATTATGCAAAAACAGATGGGCTGGAATATATATGTCCTCATTGTAGTATTacaaatttcaagaaaaaacaaAGTGTTGCTAATGGGTATTCTCAAGGGTCAATGTCATCACGACCTTTTTAA
- the LOC101514410 gene encoding uncharacterized protein: MEGEGSAMEKNPKISAYYQTRLAHFGVVSSEWLAQAQSATNPIPSSSTNTYPDNESNFSVIDEFNRWRNHPDLAEAVAAIRALAAVISSSKASTMMQLEIELKNASDSLKAWDTTSISLTAASDLFMRYVTRTSALEFEDFHSAKSRLIERADKFGEISYKARKIIAMLSQDFIFDGCTILVHGFSRVVFEVLKLAAHNKKRFRVFCTEGRPDRSGLRLSNELAKLDVPVKLVIDSAVAYTMDEVNMVLVGADGVVESGGIINMMGTYQIALVANSMNKPVYVAAESYKFARHYPLDQKDLAPALRPVDFGVPIPSKVEVECSARDYTPPQYLTLLFTDLGVLTPSVVSDELIQLYL; the protein is encoded by the exons ATGGAAGGTGAAGGTAGTGCAATGGAGAAGAATCCGAAAATATCAGCATATTACCAAACCAGGCTAGCACACTTCGGCGTCGTCAGCTCCGAGTGGTTAGCTCAAGCTCAGTCTGCAACAAACCCTATCCCATCTTCATCAACCAACACTTACCCTGACAATGAATCCAATTTCTCCGTTATCGATGAATTCAATCGATGGCGTAATCATCCCGATTTGGCCGAGGCTGTTGCCGCTATTCGTGCTCTCGCCGCTGTTATTAGTTCTAGTAAAGCCTCCACTATGATGCAGCtcgaaattgaattaaaaaatgcaTCTGATTCTCTTAAA GCATGGGATACAACGTCTATCTCATTGACAGCAGCATCTGATCTGTTTATGAGATATGTGACAAGAACCTCTGCGTTGGAATTTGAAGACTTCCATTCTGCGAAATCTCGTTTGATTGAGCGTGCTGACAAGTTTGGAGAAATCTCCTACAAG GCTCGCAAGATTATTGCAATGCTTAGTcaagattttatatttgatgGCTGTACCATTTTGGTTCATGGTTTTTCTAGAGTTGTCTTTGAAGTTCTTAAACTGGCTGCACATAATAAGAAACGCTTTCGGGTCTTCTGCACAG AGGGGAGACCAGACCGATCAGGTTTAAGACTGTCCAATGAACTGGCCAAGCTTGATGTTCCTGTGAAACTTGTGATAGACTCTGCAGTGGCTTATACTATGGATGAGGTGAACATGGTACTTGTGGGGGCcgatggagttgttgaaagtgGTGGTATAATCAACATGATGGGGACATACCAAATTGCTTTGGTTGCAAATAGTATGAATAAGCCAGTTTATGTCGCTGCTGAAAGCTACAAG TTTGCTCGTCATTACCCTCTAGACCAAAAGGATTTGGCGCCTGCCCTACGTCCAGTTGATTTTGGTGTACCTATTCCATCCAAGGTTGAGGTTGAATGCTCTGCTCGGGATTATACTCCTCCTCAATATCTGACTTTGCTTTTCACAGATTTAGGTGTTCTTACTCCATCAGTTGTAAGTGATGAGCTCATCCAGCTATACTTATAA
- the LOC101514737 gene encoding uncharacterized protein: MVGPKRHFLPLILITLAAFIFYTYHHTSLPSSLTDSNPNFTLRTPFQIQTHSISPNFTFLIKLLAFNRLDSLSRCLRSLSAADYLGDTVHLHVYIDHFLPPDDSSVDSKLLESHRILEFVDGFYWKFGEKVVHYRTGNVGLQAQWLEAWWPASDDEFAFVVEDDLEVSPLYYEFVKTLIVNFYYNGSNYSPSIFGATLQRARFVPGKHGNKLQLDDQTRLFLYQLVGTWGQILFPKPWKEFRLWYDKNKAKGIKPFLEGMVTTGWYKKMGERIWTPWFIKFIQSHGYFNIYANFLHERALSVSHRDAGVNYGKTAGPDSQLLEERSLDFNILEMQPLGSLKWFDFCFSEVFPGRLVRNIKELGALLHSLQKQDTIFLVNLFGVSDAVVRNLLCHFERLNIRNYILMGPPSDSLFDLARRGHPVIDVDQFVSSIRMNKLSSQSSSFESIKGIVAKAYVIKKFIENKYNTWVLDGSMLLTSDILLESGVTNDDFCVANNLDLFYAKSSLSSEKIWTNGFVSKIVAMADSLGRKDSSTHSSLNFVNIITKLLEHNGASIRRVDETSFGMRIGSDGVGKSSLGDAKLVYWSTEVAPDSIQKRLKELNLWSIDSDLSCTAVVCHKS; this comes from the exons ATGGTGGGACCCAAAAGACACTTCCTCCCATTGATTCTCATCACCCTCGCTGCATTCATCTTCTACACTTACCACCACACCTCTCTCCCTTCTTCACTCACCGATTCTAACCCTAATTTCACTCTCCGTACCCCttttcaaattcaaactcaTTCCATTTCCCCCAATTTCACTTTCCTAATCAAACTCCTTGCTTTCAATCGCCTCGATTCTCTCTCCCGCTGCCTCCGCTCCCTCTCCGCCGCTGATTACCTCGGCGACACCGTCCATCTCCACGTCTACATTGACCATTTTCTCCCTCCCGACGATTCCTCTGTTGATTCGAAGCTCCTCGAATCGCATCGGATTTTGGAGTTTGTTGATGGATTTTATTGGAAATTTGGGGAAAAGGTGGTGCATTACAGAACTGGGAATGTGGGGTTGCAGGCACAGTGGTTGGAAGCATGGTGGCCTGCTTCGGATGATGAGTTTGCTTTTGTGGTCGAGGATGATTTGGAGGTTTCGCCGCTTTACTATGAATTCGTTAAGACATTGATTGTCAATTTTTATTACAATGGTTCCAATTATAGTCCTTCCATTTTTGGTGCTACGTTGCAACGAGCAAGGTTTGTTCCAG GTAAACATGGCAACAAATTGCAGTTGGATGACCAGACACGGCTTTTCTTATACCAGTTGGTTGGTACATGGGGGCAAATTCTCTTTCCAAAACCATGGAAAGAGTTCAGGTTGTGGTATGACAAAAACAAGGCAAAGGGCATTAAACCATTTCTTGAGGGGATg GTGACTACAGGATGGTATAAGAAGATGGGGGAGAGAATATGGACCCCTTGGTTCATCAAGTTTATTCAATCCCATGGTTACTTTAATATCTACGCAAATTTTTTACACGAGAGAGCGTTAAGTGTCTCTCACAGAGATGCTGGAGTAAACTACGGGAAAACTGCTGGACCTGATTCTCAGTTACTAGAAGAAAGATCACTAGACTTCAATATTTTGGAAATGCAGCCATTGGGTAGTTTAAAATggtttgatttttgtttcagTGAAGTATTTCCGGGAAGGTTAGTGAGGAATATCAAAGAACTTGGAGCTTTGCTTCACTCTCTTCAAAAACAAGATACTATCTTCTTAGTAAATCTTTTTGGGGTATCAGATGCTGTAGTAAGAAACTTACTATGCCACTTTGAAAGGCTAAATATAAGGAATTATATACTTATGGGCCCTCCATCGGACTCCTTATTTGATCTGGCAAGAAGGGGTCATCCTGTAATCGATGTAGACCAATTTGTAAGTAGTATCAGAATGAATAAATTGAGTTCACAAAGTTCGAGTTTCGAGAGCATCAAGGGTATTGTTGCAAAGGCATATGTAATTAAGAAGTTTATCGAAAATAAGTATAACACATGGGTTTTGGATGGGAGCATGCTTCTCACTTCAGACATATTGCTCGAGTCTGGAGTTACCAATGACGACTTCTGTGTTGCAAATAACTTGGACCTCTTTTATGCTAAAAGCTCATTGTCTAGTGAGAAAATATGGACTAATGGTTTCGTGTCAAAAATTGTAGCCATGGCAGACTCTTTGGGGAGAAAAGACTCTTCAACCCATAGTAGCCTAAATTTTGTgaatattataacaaaattattggAACATAATGGTGCAAGTATTAGAAGAGTTGATGAGACTTCTTTTGGCATGAGGATTGGGTCAGATGGTGTTGGTAAATCTTCTCTAGGGGATGCAAAGTTGGTATATTGGTCAACCGAGGTGGCGCCGGATTCAATTCAGAAACGGCTCAAAGAGTTGAATTTGTGGAGTATAGACAGTGATTTATCCTGCACTGCTGTGGTTTGTCACAAGTCATAG